The DNA region TAAGCTCGTTAACTCAGCAATGCAGCAAGCCCAAGGCACATATAATGCACAGATTAGTGCTGTGAAAAATATGAGCCAAGGGAATGTTGCGCCCCAACAAGCTTTAGCACAAGCGGTGCCCATCCAAACTCAAATTACGGCGTTGTTTAACAGCAATAGCCATTATGGTCAGTTTTTGGTATCCGCGGCGGTGCCCGCGCTTTGGCAGATATTCATTGTCGCGACAACGGTATTAAGTTTTGCCATTGAGCAGAGGCGACAAGGGGTGATTACTTGGTTGGGGAAGCATCCTATTCATTCGGTTTTTGCAAAATTATTACCTTATTCGGTTTTATTTTTAATACAGGGACTGGTGTTCTTATCGGCGATGTATGGTTTGTTAGGGTGGCCAATGCATGGCAGTTGGGGAATATTATTACTTGGACAGATCCTGATGGTACTCGCGTGTCAAAGTGTTGGTGCCGCCTTTTTTATGCTCACGCAAGATGTGACTCGTTCCATGAGTTTTGTCGCGGCCTTCACCGCGCCGGCATTTGCTTTTATGGGCGTCACTTTCCCTTCGAGCGACATGACGATGCTGGCACAAATCTGGCGAAATTTATTGCCAGTGAGCCATTATATTGATGTACAGATAAAGCAAGTCAACAACGGTGTCGGATTAGACCAAGCGGCAGGACAATTATTGGCTTTAGCTTTATTTCTGAGTTTGTTGGGCGTCGTTTTTTTGAAAGCTCGGTCTTTGGTCGATAGCGCTAATCGAGGAGAAGTAAAATGAGTTGGTGGGAGGTCTTTCGTGATGAGATGAAAACTATCTACACCAATAGCGCATTATTGCTGACGGTTTTTGGTGGTGTTGTGATGTATTCTTTTTTATATCCATTGCCGTATAGCCAGCAGTTGCCAAGAGAACAATCGATCGTAGTGGTTAATTTAGACAATACTTCAACCAGTCGTCAACTGGAACGTATGGTGAATGCCACACCGCAAGTTAATATCACACAACATGCCTACAGTTTAGATGCGGCAAAGTACTTGTTTGATCAAGGTGATGTGCATGGCATTTTAGTCATCCCTAGCCATTTTAGCCGAGATTTATTGTTGGGAAAAAGCCCAACATTGGCTTACGCAGGGGATGCAGCGTATTTCTTAGTTTATGGCACGGTGGTTGAAGGGCTTGCGACCGCTGGTGGTACCTTATCGACGAAAGCCAAAGTTTCTCGTATGGTGATGTCCGGTGAAAATCTAGTGTTGGCTTCTCTGCAATACGCTCCAATTAATTTATCGATGCAACCAGTTTTTAACCCCACAAATGGGTATATAAATTACATCGTCCCGGCTGTATTTGTATTGATTTTGCATCAAACATTATTGATTGCGGCAGGATTACTTGGTGGCGAGCAAAATGAAAAAAGAAAAATTGATCAAAGTGGCTACTGGCGAGAATGTCATCCATTTGATTTATGGTCGGCTCGAACGGTGATTTTATTCTTAACCTATATACCACTGGTGATGTATTACTTTGGTTTTAGCTTTGAATTTTATGGGATCAGTAAGTTGGCTTCGATTAGTCCTTTGCTTGCGATGATATTCCCTTTCTTATTGGCGGTGATTTTTACGGGGATGGTGATCGGTGAATTGGTTCCGCGGCGTGAAATTGCGACCGTAATCGTGGTGCTCAGTTCTTTACCCTTGGTCTTTTGTGCCGGTTTTGTGTGGCCAACCTCAGAGCTACCCACCGTACTGAATTGGTTGGCACAACTTGTACCGTCTACGCCTGCCATTAATGGTTTTTTACGATTAAATCAAATGGGGACCAGTTTTGAACAAGTCTTACCGTATCTCTGGCAACTATGGGCTCAGGTGTTCATTTATGGCTCCATCTCGCTATGGTTGATGGCAAGGCAATCAAAGTTCGATGCTCATCACCGATGTAAATCCAAACGCTCGGCACCATGATATTATCTTAAATGTTTGTGGATGCGTTGCTGTAAATACGGCAGGACATCGTGTTCAAACCAAGGGTTTTTTTTCAGCCAGATATTGTTACGAGGTGAAGGATGAGGCAACGGAATATATTTCGGGGCCCATTGCTGCCATGCCTGAACCGTTTCTGTCAGGGTCTTTGGTTTATTCTCTAAGTAGGCTTGTTGTGCGTATTGTCCTATCAACAAGATCAACTTAATATTGGGTAAGTGTTCTAAAATCGTAGGGTGCCATTGTGGCGCGCATTCTTTCCTAGGAGGTAAATCCCCACTTTTACCTCTACCTGGATAACACAGCCCCATTGGCATAATCGCCAGTTTTTCGGCTTGATAGAAAGTATATTGGTCTATTCCCATCCATAATCGTAAACGCTCACCACTAGCGTCATCAAAAGGGATGCCACTTTTATGCACCTTCAAACCGGGAGCCTGGCCAATAATCAGCACGGTCGCTTGAGGGTTTACTTGCAGTACAGGCCGACAGCCTTGAGCAAGATGTGGGGCGCAAATTTGACATTGTGACACTTGTTTCATTAGATCATTAAAGTGCGCTCGCGACATTAATAGCCTCGTGTAAAGTTAACTTCATTGAATAATGGTTGGCGGTTTATCCATTGCTGACAGTTTTGTTCAAATATTTCGAAGACTTGCTCAGGAAAGCTGATCGCCGCGATATGTGGAGTCACGGTGACTTTAGAGTGTTGCCAATATGGATGATCTTTGGCGATAGGTTCAATGGGGAATACGTCTAAATAAGCCTGCGCGATCCAATTATTTTTTAATGCGATGAATAAGCCTTCATCATCGATAGTATCGCCTCTTCCGACATTAAAGAGTAATGCCTCACGGCAATACGACAAGTGAGATTCGTTCAATAGATTTCTTGTTTGTTCAGTGCTTGGCAGAGTATTCACTATTATGTCGGCTTGGCTTAATGCTTCATCAAGTTTCTCAATAGCATAACAATACTGAAAGGTACTTTCTGTTGTGATGCCACGGCGGTTAACTCCAATCGGTATAAACCCTAAGACTGATGCCGTCTGGGCCAATTTAGCACCAATGGAGCCTGTGCCTAGAATGATCATTTTTTTTCCCATCACCGACTGGTAAGTATGGGGCTGCCATAGAGATTGCTGTTGTTGTTGCTGGTATTGCTGAAAGTGTCGAAAGTAACTTAACGAGTAGCCGAGTACATATTCACTGATTAATTGCCCAAAAATGCCTTTTACATTGGTGAGTTGATAATCTTTTCTCAGTGATGGTTCGGTTAAGGCATCGATACCCGCAAAGGTAGATTGTGCCCATTCTAATTTAGGAAAATCTTGTAATTGAGTGGCCAATATCGGTGGGTCGGCCAGAACAATGGTCGCTTGTGTTTTGTCTTCTGTTAGAGGCAGACTTTGTAGATTGGAATGTTGCAACAACTGGCGATAAATCTTGGCCTGTTTTGATGCAATGTACAACAATGGTTGTCGTTGGGGTAAGATAGATGCCATAAGATGAACGTTTCTCCTGGTTTTTTTAGAAAACCGAATGCTTTTTCAAGTAAACGGATCGGTTATCAAGTACACTTCTGCTGTCTTTTTTGATTATATTTTGAGTGATTATGCTACAGAATCCCCTGCAAGTCCGTCTAGAAAAATTCGTTCCTTGGCAGCAAATGACATTTATGGCTTGCCTATGTGAACGCATGTACCCAAATTATGCTTTGTTCTGTGAAAATACAGAGTTTGCCGACGCCCGTAAATATCGTGAAATTTTAGATAGCGTGTGGGAGCTATTAACGGTTAAAACGGCCAAAATAAATTTTGAGCGTCAGTTGGAAAAACTTGAAGAGTTGATCCCAAGTTCAGAAGAATTTGAGTTCTACGCTGTGTACCCAGCAATTGATGCTTGTATCGGGCTTTCTATTTTGTTGCACGCATTGCTTGATCGAGAAGAGATGTTTGAAGCGATGATCGATTTAAGCCAAGTGTCGGTTAAAACGGTTGCTCAATTAGAAGAAGCACAAGGCTGTGACGAAATCACCAATGAAAACCAAAAGCAAAATGAAGCCATTTGTCAGGAGTGGGATGTCCAATGGGCACTATTTCGCCCATTACGAGAAACGGAGATTCGCGATATTGAATTGATCAAAGAGCTGCGTATAGAATTGCGTGAAGAAGGTGTCAGCAATATTGGCATTAGTGTTGATTATTAATATGTTAAAAATGAAAGAAAAACCATAAGAATGCTGAATGCTAACCCTGCAATGATGGGGGGGCTCTAATAGCTTAAAATTCATAAATTTGTCATGGTTTTTACCTAAAAAATATAAATTGTGAGTTAAAGCTCAATTTACGGTTAAAAATACGTCATAAGAGCAAAAGAATCGCGACAAACCTTTGCCAGACGGGGCATTTATGTTTTAGAGTGGATTCAGATTTCTAAAACAAAATGAGAAGG from Vibrio casei includes:
- a CDS encoding ABC transporter permease, encoding MLMRERVTQELQIIGQQPWLKALLLWLPLLMFFALWWVFSSGTARDLPIGVVDLEQSTLSRGLIRYYDASPTLAVTQGFTSVKKGSDAMKSGQIYALVVIPDDLTRSVVLGHAPTVTTFYNSQFILIGKLVNSAMQQAQGTYNAQISAVKNMSQGNVAPQQALAQAVPIQTQITALFNSNSHYGQFLVSAAVPALWQIFIVATTVLSFAIEQRRQGVITWLGKHPIHSVFAKLLPYSVLFLIQGLVFLSAMYGLLGWPMHGSWGILLLGQILMVLACQSVGAAFFMLTQDVTRSMSFVAAFTAPAFAFMGVTFPSSDMTMLAQIWRNLLPVSHYIDVQIKQVNNGVGLDQAAGQLLALALFLSLLGVVFLKARSLVDSANRGEVK
- a CDS encoding ABC transporter permease, producing MSWWEVFRDEMKTIYTNSALLLTVFGGVVMYSFLYPLPYSQQLPREQSIVVVNLDNTSTSRQLERMVNATPQVNITQHAYSLDAAKYLFDQGDVHGILVIPSHFSRDLLLGKSPTLAYAGDAAYFLVYGTVVEGLATAGGTLSTKAKVSRMVMSGENLVLASLQYAPINLSMQPVFNPTNGYINYIVPAVFVLILHQTLLIAAGLLGGEQNEKRKIDQSGYWRECHPFDLWSARTVILFLTYIPLVMYYFGFSFEFYGISKLASISPLLAMIFPFLLAVIFTGMVIGELVPRREIATVIVVLSSLPLVFCAGFVWPTSELPTVLNWLAQLVPSTPAINGFLRLNQMGTSFEQVLPYLWQLWAQVFIYGSISLWLMARQSKFDAHHRCKSKRSAP
- a CDS encoding uracil-DNA glycosylase family protein translates to MSRAHFNDLMKQVSQCQICAPHLAQGCRPVLQVNPQATVLIIGQAPGLKVHKSGIPFDDASGERLRLWMGIDQYTFYQAEKLAIMPMGLCYPGRGKSGDLPPRKECAPQWHPTILEHLPNIKLILLIGQYAQQAYLENKPKTLTETVQAWQQWAPKYIPLPHPSPRNNIWLKKNPWFEHDVLPYLQQRIHKHLR
- a CDS encoding D-2-hydroxyacid dehydrogenase, producing MASILPQRQPLLYIASKQAKIYRQLLQHSNLQSLPLTEDKTQATIVLADPPILATQLQDFPKLEWAQSTFAGIDALTEPSLRKDYQLTNVKGIFGQLISEYVLGYSLSYFRHFQQYQQQQQQSLWQPHTYQSVMGKKMIILGTGSIGAKLAQTASVLGFIPIGVNRRGITTESTFQYCYAIEKLDEALSQADIIVNTLPSTEQTRNLLNESHLSYCREALLFNVGRGDTIDDEGLFIALKNNWIAQAYLDVFPIEPIAKDHPYWQHSKVTVTPHIAAISFPEQVFEIFEQNCQQWINRQPLFNEVNFTRGY
- a CDS encoding YjaG family protein, translating into MIMLQNPLQVRLEKFVPWQQMTFMACLCERMYPNYALFCENTEFADARKYREILDSVWELLTVKTAKINFERQLEKLEELIPSSEEFEFYAVYPAIDACIGLSILLHALLDREEMFEAMIDLSQVSVKTVAQLEEAQGCDEITNENQKQNEAICQEWDVQWALFRPLRETEIRDIELIKELRIELREEGVSNIGISVDY